In Bacillus kexueae, a single genomic region encodes these proteins:
- a CDS encoding glycosyltransferase family 2 protein: MANFLFLASLSVIWIMLLYHMFLMQGGYFHYLSFDKVIPNWKEKFKDLPKVSILIPAHNEEVVIGQTLKAMTKLHYPKDRLEVIVISDNSSDRTEEIASSYAAEFPFIKVVVTQPPHSGKGKSSALNQGFKASTGEFIAVYDADNTPEPMSVYYLAMGLHQDPKAGAVVGKFRVINAKKTLLTRFINIETICFQWMAQAGRWFWFKVATIPGTNFAIRRSIIENLGGWDEKALAEDTELTIRVYNSGYHIRFFPAAITWEQEPETWKVWWRQRTRWARGNQYVVLKFMVQFFKLKRKRIVFDLCYFFFTYFLFFFGVVVSNTIFVVNMFFDLQLTVGIVSMVLWVLAYLLFITEVFITLSIERTEMTRANFFTVMLMYFTYSQLWIVLVMYSLYLEIKRMLFQQEVKWYKTERFNQSNQDKKKR, from the coding sequence ATGGCTAACTTTTTATTCCTTGCGTCCCTTTCCGTCATATGGATTATGCTACTTTATCACATGTTTTTAATGCAGGGAGGATACTTCCATTACTTATCATTTGATAAAGTGATTCCGAATTGGAAGGAGAAATTTAAAGACCTTCCGAAAGTATCGATACTCATCCCCGCTCACAATGAAGAGGTCGTCATTGGTCAAACGTTAAAAGCCATGACTAAGTTACACTATCCGAAGGACCGACTAGAAGTCATTGTCATAAGCGACAACTCATCAGATCGAACCGAAGAAATTGCCTCAAGCTATGCAGCGGAATTTCCGTTTATTAAAGTCGTCGTCACCCAACCTCCCCACAGTGGAAAAGGGAAATCAAGCGCACTTAATCAAGGGTTTAAAGCATCAACAGGAGAATTTATTGCCGTATACGATGCTGATAATACACCAGAACCAATGTCCGTTTACTATTTAGCCATGGGACTCCACCAAGACCCGAAGGCTGGGGCAGTAGTAGGAAAGTTTAGAGTCATCAACGCGAAAAAAACATTGCTTACGAGATTTATTAACATTGAAACAATTTGTTTTCAGTGGATGGCCCAGGCAGGGAGATGGTTTTGGTTCAAAGTAGCAACCATTCCCGGAACGAATTTTGCCATTCGTCGTTCCATTATCGAAAACCTCGGCGGCTGGGACGAAAAAGCATTAGCAGAAGATACCGAGCTTACCATTCGCGTATACAATTCCGGTTATCATATCCGCTTTTTCCCCGCAGCGATTACGTGGGAGCAAGAGCCGGAAACATGGAAGGTTTGGTGGCGTCAACGCACAAGATGGGCTCGAGGAAACCAATACGTCGTTTTAAAGTTTATGGTTCAATTTTTCAAATTAAAACGAAAGCGAATTGTCTTTGATTTATGTTATTTCTTTTTCACGTATTTCTTATTTTTCTTCGGTGTTGTTGTATCAAATACCATTTTTGTAGTGAATATGTTCTTCGACTTACAATTAACAGTTGGTATCGTTTCAATGGTTCTTTGGGTACTTGCCTACTTACTGTTTATTACAGAAGTTTTTATTACCTTAAGTATTGAACGAACTGAAATGACCCGTGCTAACTTTTTCACTGTCATGTTGATGTACTTTACGTATTCCCAGCTATGGATTGTACTCGTCATGTACTCGCTTTATTTAGAAATAAAGCGAATGTTGTTCCAACAAGAAGTGAAGTGGTATAAAACGGAACGATTTAATCAATCGAATCAAGATAAAAAGAAAAGGTGA